TATTTTGCTGTgtaaagttttgtttttcactgtgaaaacaAATCTCAGTATTGCTGCCAAATACTGTTTCCTTCCTTTGAGTTTTAATGTAGAAAATGAAGCTCTACAAACAATGCCTCTTTAGAAATGCACTAATTCCACATGAAACAACTCATAATTACCCCTCCCCTCAAAACCATCAACCATGTGCTCTATTTTGAGAGAACAATGCTATCTGAAGCATGCACCCCCTTCCATGGCTAAAACTCTTCAGTGTGGCTCTGAGCTCAGAGAACTCTTTGTTGAAAGAGGTGGCTTGATATAGACAATAACCCCAAAATTCTGAGATTTTCAGCCTGGCACCGAGCAATGCAGCTAAAGAGGAGTTAGAAATTGCTGTTAGAAGATCGCTATTTTTGAAGAATTAATTTGAAACATGAAACTACAGACCAGATTGCATGAGATCCCTGCAgatactgtaaaaataaactgcttaAATGGTAAGCAGAATTAAGCCTTGGGTTTGTGgccatttttaacattattgCCAATACCCAAATTGACTATGCTTTTCTGTAAATTGGTATATTACCTTCCTTAGCTggtttttcctgtgaaaacttGCTTGGAGTTTCTGCCTTTGGTGGTAGCATTACCTCATATGTCTCTCTGTGTTTATTCCTTAATTCCTCGTAtgtgatgcctttttttttacgGCTTTCTTCTGGAATTGGATCAggatctgaaaacaaaacaaacattaagATACAAGAAATGGCGTCACATGCCAGAACTTGGCCATAGCCTGTTCCAGAATGCCAGTTAATTACAGCTCAATCCCAAATGAAAAAGAGCACGACAGCTGCAGTTCTAAACGCAACTGAAAATGTATGTGGTCTTTAATTAATCCattccttttgtccttttcattGTGTCAAACTGCTTTGGAAAACTGGCAGTTAactccttttcttcattttaccCAATGGAGATCCTAACAACCATGTGGTAGTTGACGGATAAAATAGTTCTGGTCACTTTATGTACAATTTATGATAATCATACATTCGATATATTTATGatttctgaagagaaagctAGGTGAAGCTCAAGGGTTTGCATTTAGGCTTTgaattctgctttcagagaaCTAGGACTACTTCCATCATATGTCACCTGATAAacattttatccttttatctaCATTTATAATACAGAATCTTGGTCTGATAGTTTCCTACCAACTATCAGTTGGTACCTATATCAGTATCTACCAACTATCACTTTATTTGTGATGAAGTGTAAGTACACATTTACATCTGagtcttatatatatatatacacacgaGACTTTTATAAGTAAACCCCAGTTGCATGAACGGGCctttttgtgaaataaaatctCTTCTATAAAGCGTTTAAAAAATCCACACTAattcaaaatgcaaaaatttGCATTTGACAGTAACTTCCTCCTTTGTGCCCCAGAGAGACTTGAATTCAGAATCCTGTGCTTCCCTGCAATAGCTGAGGACAGAGTTCATACTGAAAGGAGGGGAACAGCTGCACCAGACAGTACTTGAAAACCATTTTAGTTCTCGGTGAAAAAATCAGCTGTTACCAGGCAGAACACAATACACATTCAGTTCTTAGAAGGTTTAAATGTTTGTCCCATTATAAAAACCAGTTTAATGTCACTGAATTATAGTGGTATACAGTTGCAGCACCACCACTGGTGAAAACACACGACCCTCAGAATGGCCAACAGGCAAATAAATGGTAGAGACTGTGGTCAGTGAAAAGATGGCATATTCACCTTAGCTTCAATCAAACAGAACTTCAAGTCAGGCTAAGTTTTTTTGCAGATTTAACTTCACAACACATTGAACCATGTAAGTTAATTTACAGTCTTTACTTGCAATTAGAGCTACAAAAAATGAACACCCCCACCCCTGAATTTAGATTACAGTTAGAGCacaaaataatacatatatttatattgtGTGTAAAAGCAATTCTGGGAGCTTCAAGCTGTTCCATTCAAAATCACTAGATTGAACCACGCATGTCTGCATGGGATGAAAATACATAGTTTAGTAAGAGACGTATCAAAGAGAAAGGCAAGAGTCATCATACTATAGACTGCTAAATgtttaaagacaaaacacacCTTGAGCAGCATAATCACTGATTCCTGTAGGTGAGGATTCATTCAAGGAAGCACTGAAAGGAACGGGCTCATAACTTGAGAGGGCTCTATCTGTTGAACTATAATCATCTGAATAGCTAGAAGGAAGTGGGTATCCAGCTCTGGGAGAAGAAGATTCAGTATATGACTGAGAAGGCATGTCTGAAAATTCAGATTTCCGACTGGATCGgctggaaaataatgaaatattaaatacagaaatattgaAGTTAAAAATGGAACTCTAAGAGTAACAATATGTGCAGTTAAAGCAAATACTCTTTCAAATGGTTTAGTTTCCAACATGGATTATCATCTGAAAAATTTGGGGTGCAGGTTTTAATTTACATTGCAGAGACCTATACAGTCCCTTCCCCAATactcttcccttcttcccagaaACTTAACTCACACCTGAAAATCTCTCAACAGAGACAAAAGAGACAATGTATTTCGCACTtcacaagacaaaaaaatgaCAACCCCTTCCCCCAGGGAgtcttcagacagaaaaaaacccacatcagACACAGATAGTACAGGGTGTACCCACCTAACCAGTGCTAGCAGGAACTATAGGTATTTTTAAAGGCCTTTTAGGAAGAATTTGCAATTTAAAACCCTTCATCATTAGAAGCTGCTGTCATTGATCAGTACCAGACAGCAGGAGAGAATGAAGAGCTGTCTTGGGGAAATTAAATTACAAAGGTTTATTGAGTTGCTGAATTCAGCAGAAACATTAATGAATTTTCTCTTAAGAGGCACAGATAAGATCATCTAAAGAatattctggaaaatgatgcttGATACTCTAAAACATTTGCTGCATACTCAGAATGGCCCTGCAAAGCACCACACAACATGTCTCTATTGAGAATGTCACCACTTGGGGCCACTAGAAAGTCTCTAGagtatttattcatttttttctttaagtttctGCTCAGCTATACTTTTAGTTTCCTATGAAAAACATCTGCAGTTAGTCTTTGTTTTATTCTCACACTAAACATACAGAACTAAGCCACTTTGGTctcaattatatttttaaagtatatacAAACACAGCCTTGGAGAACAATGTAATGTTTTAGCTCCCTACCTACTTCTAACAGCAAATCAGAATTACCAAAATACATTAACTAGTAAATTTGTGACTATGAAAATGTAATGATTTCTCTTGAAGGCTTAAAAAAGCAGATTAATTTAGATTAATTATTCAccaaaggtggggggggggggcgggaatTATCCCTTGGTAAATAAAATTTAACAGATACAAAAGAAGGAGGCATTAGAGGTTGAAGGGACTTACTGGTGCACCAGATGATGGCATTTAAACAGGTTCTCATTTAGAGTAAACGCAGCTAATAATCACAATTTCTTACTAGAAACTGGAGGGGGGTGAAGGGACAAGTCCAGCTCCAATTCAGCTAAGAATTTACAGTAAATATATAAACCTATGTTTGATGCCATAAAAACATGAACATCCCAGAATAAAGGTAAATCTTGCAGACAACACTGTCATAAATCTGAATTTATAACATAATTAAGAATTTATTCAAATACTTTCTAAACATTTACTTAGTGCATGCATACAACGACCACTACTCACTATCCAAACACTATTCTCCCAGTTTTAAATCAAGGCTTTAAGTGAGATATTCCAAAAGGAGTTTGCAATTAAAAACCACTTGAGCTAGAAAACATTCTGGAACAAAACAGGAAATAGTTTAAAGAACCTGATGAGTTTCTCATATGTACAGCATAATGCTGTTACAGATGTAAAGGATTTAAACAAACAGCAGTAAGTTTGACCACCATGCTTCTTCCTGCACTGATATTGTTTACTGGGCTCTTTCCTTTGATAAACACTGAAATCATTTCCACCCTCTTCCTACTTCAATCAAACTAAACTATGGGAAAAACTTCTAAAATGCAACACTATTTCAGCTAGCTTACTTCTAAACTAAGGAGGCAACTTCTGTTGTCACCCTACTGTAAGTAAAACCCACAGGACAACATCTTAGTTTACAGGGAATACATTTTGCTAAGGATATTTCCTTTTCTACTCCTTGAAGTAATCAGTTGTACATAAAGAACCcaaaatgcatgttttataGCTGGCCAAGTAATACAGACATGGCTTCCTCAAAGTGGCTGATTTGGGGTAACAGAGCAAAGATGGAAGGTACTGCTCTGAAGGTCTTTCAAAGCTGCAAATATAGCTTTGATCTCTTAGTGTTTAAAATGTCCTATTCCAGAATAAGTTTTAaattcaaaagagaaatgaattcTTACTTAGGTGAACTATGTCTCTGAGCTTGTCGTAGAACATCTCCTATTGGAGAATCCTTCAGCTGCTTAAATTTCTCGCTACAGATGGGCAAGTAGGAAATCTTCCCAGCCATGTAGCCACATATTCCAgcaactttttaaaaagaaaaaagagatggGTTTATACATTGTATCATAAAATTCAacatagttttaaaataataattccaAATAAATTATACACTATcttgaataaaagaaaaaatagtttagaCCTAAATCAAAACCATGCAGTAATCATCTCTGCTTCTTTTGCAGATAAGGAGTactaaaaccaaacacaaccacAGAACAGAGATACAGAGCAATGATTTACCCATGGGAAGAGCATCAGATGATTTCAGCTGGTACTTGATGAATGAAAGGTGACCAGAATATAAAGGAACATAACTGCAATCCGTTTTTTCCAAGATCCAGAAATAACAGTTCACTATCAAAGGTGCTAAAGCAGTCAGGAATAAACAAAGGCAGTAAATTCTGCTGATTTATTCCATCAGAACAGTGAGAACTGGAAAAGATTTTCACTAGTAAGAAGAGAAGTCTACATAAACTTAGCACTAGGCTCAGTATCTTCTGAAGAAGGTTCTACGATATGGCTGCCAAAGGACAAACAACTGAATTAACTGGACCCTTGCAGCCACTGGGCAAATACTTTCAATTCCATGCATGAGTGATTTTCAGCTGCTAGACAGGACATGAGAATAAACGCTCAtgacagctccttcttggtttAAAATTGGTGATTTCCATCAGCTGGCTCCTTCAAGTTTTATGAGTGGGTCAACTGGAGTATGAAGCGATTCGCAGAAAAACTCTAagaactcgccaacaaagtttaagttgacaagcacgTATTCCTTATTGTGGTGCTGGGAGACATGAGGGATAGCTCCGAGTGTGTCTTGCTTGAGCACCAAACAAGCTGTGATTATATAGTCAtcaaacatacatattcattataTTGCATGCATATTCATAAAGCTACTTTTACATGACATCATTCTTTTAGAAAATTCCTCCCACATGTGCACAATAATGTGGTAGTGGTCTTTGGGACCCCTCGTGGTCgtttcttcctcatcttcttcTTCCTCACTTCATCCTTTGGCTGAACTTCAGGTTTGGAAAGTCCCGTTGTCATGCCAGCAAACACTAGTTCAGTTCTAGCTGGTTATTGTAAAACATTTACCTAAGACACTTCTTCACTGTCATCTACTGCAAAGCTCTTACCCACTGCTATAGCTGCAAAGCTACCAAGCTCAACGTTACTTAATCACAAAGCAGAACTGATTTGACTTATTTACAAAAGATTatacttcattttgtatttctttgtttcagaagaaGCATGAAGCATTCAATGGCAATTAACAGAAGTCCTGTTGTTGACTTTGTAGGAGAAAAGGACTAGACCCTTCTTCTTTCATATGCAACACGTATTTTCTAAGTACAAAGACTAAGTCAGGAAAGAGTTAACTACCACTAACATTAATCCTCTGAAGTCCTCACACTGTAGATTACATCACCTGGGAATCAATATAAAAGGTGATTTTACCTTACCCTGCTGCACTGGTACTGAAATTTTGATTCCTGATCTAATGCCTGTATTTTCAAAAGGCCAAAATGCCTTTTCCAAGGGAAAAGAGAACAGCCACAACTACAAGTGAAGTTtacaaaatgagaaatataaaGGTTTAACTGTTTAAGTCAAAAAAAATTTGGAAGACACATCAAATGCTGCAAATACacacaaagggaaaaattacAAGGCccctgaaaggaaaagcagtctAACAAGTATTCAAACTAAATATTTAGCAAAATACAGCTAATCAGCAAGGTGATTACCAAAGCAATGATTGCTACATAATTTGGTTTCTCTTACTACAGAACTAACAGCCAGATGATTCTTTGAATTCAGCGTATTAAATCAGACATTGTTGCAGGCTAACATGAAGTAGGATGTAAGGATCTCAGCCTTCTTTCCCAATAGCTCTATGCTATGTTGAAAGGGATACTGACAATGTAGTGTATCAGTCAGGACTAACTAGAAGTTCCATTAAATGGTCAGAGTGCCTAGAAGACTACTGAGAAAAGCTGCCAGTAATTCCTATGAGCAGAAGAACATCCTGGAATCTGAAAATTCCTATCTAGAAAGTGAAATACCTCACAAAATTCCAGATACAAATAGAGCAGGGAAAGATGAAagatacagacagaaaaaaaaaaaaaaccctgattcAGCTATGGGCTATGGTAGTTAGATATAAAAGACCAATTACTGGAATGAGACATAGATACTGTTCAGAATAAGAATCTAAAGACCACAAGTGACACACACCATTACCAAAGACAGCCTACTGTAGTCAATAGATGGAGCAGCAATATGTTCAGATCGACGACACCAGAAAAGCAAGAACTGATGAACTGTCTTACTGTTGTTTATCATCAGCTAGCTATGAGCTAGCAGCAGTGCCTGGAATCACATATGCCCTTCTTTCAGAacttaaggaagaaaaaaatcccaaactaaAACAACTGCACTGCTTCCTTCAGCAAGATTTCACTGCAGGAGCAATGTGCAGTTCAATTATGAGGCATAATTTGGCTCGGCAAACTATGCCCTGGCAATAGTTTTCAGGAAGATCCTGTAGACAGTAGGATCTGACAGCAGACATCATCTGACCTAAGCGATATGAGGATGAAACGAAAGCTGCTTAACTCAGGCCTTTTACACTCCAACTATGTCCCAGAAAAATCCCCGTattta
The sequence above is a segment of the Lathamus discolor isolate bLatDis1 chromosome 1, bLatDis1.hap1, whole genome shotgun sequence genome. Coding sequences within it:
- the OCIAD1 gene encoding OCIA domain-containing protein 1, whose product is MEAGPGPGGGELGDPAEREIPKPYVPTEEERRLLKECAEESARYRAFPLAAVSMLGTSFLIKKGVLRDSSRFGSFVKVAFAGICGYMAGKISYLPICSEKFKQLKDSPIGDVLRQAQRHSSPNRSSRKSEFSDMPSQSYTESSSPRAGYPLPSSYSDDYSSTDRALSSYEPVPFSASLNESSPTGISDYAAQDPDPIPEESRKKKGITYEELRNKHRETYEVMLPPKAETPSKFSQEKPAKEVKVNKYGDTWDE